Proteins from a single region of Centropristis striata isolate RG_2023a ecotype Rhode Island chromosome 9, C.striata_1.0, whole genome shotgun sequence:
- the cart1 gene encoding cocaine- and amphetamine-regulated transcript protein — protein sequence MVSTRLLLLSASFWLLVVSGSSEELMEERSAGEHAEEELIEALQEVLEKLKNKQLPSSEKKLGWVPACDAGEQCAVRKGSRIGKLCGCPGGTVCNFNVLQCL from the exons ATGGTCAGCACCAGGCTGCTGCTCCTCAGCGCCTCCTTCTGGCTGCTGGTTGTTTCAGGGAGCAGCGAGGAGCTGATGGAGGAGAGATCAGCAGGAGAACACGCAGAGGAGGAGCTG ATCGAAGCTCTGCAGGAAGTTCTGGAGAAGTTAAAGAACAAACAGCTCCCGTCGTCGGAGAAGAAGCTCGGCTGGGTTCCTGCT tgtgatgCAGGCGAGCAGTGTGCGGTGCGTAAAGGTTCGAGGATCGGGAAGCTGTGCGGTTGTCCCGGAGGAACCGTCTGCAACTTCAACGTCCTCCAGTGTCTCTAG